In the Caldanaerovirga acetigignens genome, TTTGAGCAGGATGGACAGCGTCGCCATAATTCTCTATAACGCTACGCCGCTTATTTTTTCGGGCCTTGCCGTTTCCGTAGGGTTCAGGATGGGGCTGTTTAATATAGGGGTAGAGGGCCAGTACCTGATAGGGGCGTTTTTTGCAGCTTTAGCCGGGTTTTCCATAAAGGGATTGCCTGCGGCCATACATCTTCCCCTGGTAATTCTTTGCGGGGCCGTCGGTGGGATGCTGTGGGCCTTTATACCGATTTTTCTTAAGGTGAAAAGAGGAGTTCATGAGGTAATAAGCACGATAATGTTGAATTACATTTCCTACTCCCTTATCCACTACCTTATCGCGGATTTATTTATAGACAGGTCGCAAAAGTTGATTCAGGGATTGGGAAGTATTTTAGCAAGGACGCCGAAACTGAGCCCGTCGGCCATGATGCCAAAACTCCACGGTTTTCTCGGGCTTTTCGGCTTACAGCTCCCGAGGCACGTGTACCTGAACTGGTTTTTTCCACTGGGAATTTTAACAGCGGCACTGATATATTATCTTTTAATGTATACTCCTTTTGGCTTTGAGCTGAGAGCGGTGGGACAGAACCGGGAAGCAGCAAGAACAGCGGGGATAAGCCCTGAGCGGGTATATATAATCGGCTTTTTGTTGAGCGGGGCCTTGGCAGGCTTTGTAGGCCTTTCGGACCTTATGAGCTATTTCGGATACATGGACATGGATTTCCCGCGCAACTACGGATTTGACGGCATCGCTGTGGCACTCATTGCACAGAACAATCCGTTCGGCATAATCTTTTCCGCCATTCTCTTCGGTTTTTTGAAAAGAGGTGCGGAGGGAATTCAGACCTTGCTGGGCGTACCCAGGGAAACGATATCAATCCTCCAGGCCGTGATGATAATGTCTATCGTTGTAATAACTAAAATTATGAACGACTATATAAAGAGGCTTGAAAAGAAGGAGGAGGTACGGCTATGTTAATAGGAGAACTCCTTGCATCGAGCTTGAGGATGGCAGTGCCCATACTGCTTACAGCTCTGGGGGCCGTTTTTACAGAAAGATCCGGTGTGGTAAATATAGGCCTGGAAGGCATGATGATAGTGGGTTCCTTTTGGGGGGCTCTTGGAGCGTATTATTACGGCCCGTATTTTGGTTTAATCACTGCGATGGCAGCGGGTATGTTCATGGCGCTTATCCATGCGATAAACACCGTTACTTTTCGGGTAGACCAGGTGGTTAGCGGTGTGGCCATAAACATCCTGGCTTACGGGAGTACTCGTTTTTTGAGCTTGGCAATATTTAATATGGCCACCACCAGCCCTCACGTATCGGGCCTTCCAAAGATAAACATACCGGTGCTTTCCGGAATAGAGCCCCTGAAACCTCTGGTTAATGATATATCCCCCGTTATTATACTAACTTTGCTTTTGGTGCCTATTTCGAGTTTCGTCATACACAGAACGGTCTTCGGTTTAAGGCTTCGCTCTGTGGGGGAAAATCCTTTAGCTGCTGATACCCTGGGCATCAATGTTTTCAAGATGAAATATGCAGGAGTGCTTTTGAGCGGCATTTTTGCTGGACTTTCCGGTGCGTACTTGGCCCTTGAGCACACGGGTATGTATGTGGAGGGGATGACCCAGGGGCAAGGGTTTATCGCACTGGCAGCTATGATTTTCGGCAACTGGGAACCGAAAGGGGCCCTTTGGGCTTCGCTGCTTTTCGGTTTTTCTGAGGCGTTGAGTTTCCGAGTGGTAGAAGGAGGAGTCGTGCCGTACCAGTTCATAAAAATGATTCCTTATGTATTGACGCTTCTTGTTCTGACCGGTGTCGTAAAAAAATCCACCAGTCCTGCGGCAAGCGGTGTCCCTTACGAGAGAGGATTGAAATAATCTAACAATCTTCCATAAGGAGTTGCATAAAGGATGCTTTGCCCCACGCGATATGAAATTGCAGTTAAGAAAATCAAAGAAATGATATTAAAAGGAGAGCTGAAGGAGGGAGAAAAACTTCCTTCCGAAATAGAATTTTCAAGGTTACTCGGCGTGAGCCGGGCAACATTGCGGGAAGCCTTCCGCATTCTTGAGGAGGAGGGGTTGATAAAAAGGTACCACGGCGTTGGAACATTTGTCTCTAAAATACCATTCATAAAAAGCGGCATGGAGGAACTAGTCAGCATAACAAAACTCATCGAAAGACAGGGCATGAAAGCCGGCACTACCGATGTGGTCATAAAAAAAGTGAGACCTTCGGAAAAAGAAGCTTCGATGATGGGTATCCCCGAAGAAGAGGAAATCTATAGAGTCGAAAGGGTAAGGACGGCCGATGGAGTTCCGGTGCTTTTTTGCATAGACAGGGTACCCGCTAAGTTCGTGAAAGGAGAATTCAAGCTGGAAAAGGAATCGCTTTTTGACTACCTTCAGGATGACCTCGGCATATATATATCTTATGCAGTTTCGGACATATTGCCTGTGGATGCAAAGGTGGCCGGTGTTCATAAAAAGCTGAACATGAAATCAAGGAATGCCGTAGTTTTGCTTTTAGAGCAACTTCACTACGATGAAAATGACAATCCCATTTTTTACTCATCCAATTTCTTTTCGCCTGAAAAGTTTAGGTTTTACATTGTACGCAGGAGAAAATAGGAGGTTTTTTGCGGTGGAGGAAAAGCGCTTGATAAAAAAGGCTCAAAAAGCTATGGAAAAGGCCTATGCTCCATACTCTGGATTCAGAGTAGGGGCGTGTGTTTTAACTTCGGACGGTGTGGAATTTACGGGGTGCAACATTGAAAATGCGTCTTATGGACTTACCGTATGTGCAGAGCGTGTGGCGATTTTCAAGGCCTATTCCGAGGGGAAGAGAAACATTGATGCTCTTGCCGTGGTTGCGGACATTGATGAGCCTGTTTCACCGTGCGGTGCATGCCGACAGGTAATGCTGGAGCTTTTGCCAAATGCACTGATTATACTTTCCAACAGGGATGGCTCCAAAATAATGCGCACGAGGCCTGAGGAACTACTGCCGTACGGTTTTAAACTCTGATTTTGAAGGGAGGAAGCCCATAATGTTTTTCGTTCCCGAACTCATTGAAAAAAAGCGAAACGGGGGAAAATTATCAAAAGATGAAATCCGCTTTATGATAGAAGGGTACGTAAAAGGAGAAATTCCCGACTACCAGATGGCCGCTTTGTTGATGGCGGTGTACTTTAGGGGTATGGACGAGGAGGAAGTGACTGAACTTACCCTTTCGATGGCCCGGTCTGGGGAAATGGTGGACCTTTCAGCCATAGAAGGAATAAAGGTGGATAAGCACTCCAGCGGCGGGATAGCAGACACTACCACCCTGGTGCTGATTCCCCTTGCTGCGTCGGTAGGGGTAAAAGTAGCAAAGCTTTCAGGCCGGGGACTCGGTCACACCGGCGGGACCATAGACAAGTTAGAATCCATACCGGGATTCAAAACCGAGCTTTCCAAAGAAGAATTTATAAGGATAATTAACCAAATAGGTGCGGCTATTGCCGGACAGTCGAAAGATTTGGTACCGGCGGACAAAATGCTCTATGCCCTCCGGGATGTAACGGCTACTGTGGATTCCATTCCTCTTATTGCATCCTCTATAATGAGTAAAAAAATAGCTGGTGGTGCCGACAAGATAATCCTTGATGTGAAATTCGGAAGGGGGGCGTTCATGAAAAAATACGGGGACGCTGTTGAACTTGCAAAAACCATGGTTAAAATAGGGAATCTCGCCGGAAAGCCCACGGTAGCTTACGTTACGGACATGGACCAGCCCCTCGGGATGGCCATAGGAAATGCTTTAGAAATCATAGAAGCGGCGGAAGTCTTGAAGGGCAAGGGACACGAGGACCTTTTAAACCTTTCGCTGGAATTCGGCGCTGAGATGATGGCGCTTTCTGGAATTGAAAATGACAGGAAAAGGGCCAAAGAA is a window encoding:
- a CDS encoding cytidine deaminase gives rise to the protein MEEKRLIKKAQKAMEKAYAPYSGFRVGACVLTSDGVEFTGCNIENASYGLTVCAERVAIFKAYSEGKRNIDALAVVADIDEPVSPCGACRQVMLELLPNALIILSNRDGSKIMRTRPEELLPYGFKL
- a CDS encoding GntR family transcriptional regulator — translated: MLCPTRYEIAVKKIKEMILKGELKEGEKLPSEIEFSRLLGVSRATLREAFRILEEEGLIKRYHGVGTFVSKIPFIKSGMEELVSITKLIERQGMKAGTTDVVIKKVRPSEKEASMMGIPEEEEIYRVERVRTADGVPVLFCIDRVPAKFVKGEFKLEKESLFDYLQDDLGIYISYAVSDILPVDAKVAGVHKKLNMKSRNAVVLLLEQLHYDENDNPIFYSSNFFSPEKFRFYIVRRRK
- a CDS encoding pyrimidine-nucleoside phosphorylase, translating into MFFVPELIEKKRNGGKLSKDEIRFMIEGYVKGEIPDYQMAALLMAVYFRGMDEEEVTELTLSMARSGEMVDLSAIEGIKVDKHSSGGIADTTTLVLIPLAASVGVKVAKLSGRGLGHTGGTIDKLESIPGFKTELSKEEFIRIINQIGAAIAGQSKDLVPADKMLYALRDVTATVDSIPLIASSIMSKKIAGGADKIILDVKFGRGAFMKKYGDAVELAKTMVKIGNLAGKPTVAYVTDMDQPLGMAIGNALEIIEAAEVLKGKGHEDLLNLSLEFGAEMMALSGIENDRKRAKEKLNESIKSGKAIEKFKEIIKSQGGNPKVVEDYSLLPQARFREEVTAPHDGWIESIDALRLGLAAMKLGAGRQKKEDKIDHSVGIWLGGKVGDWVEKGKPLAVVYANDEGKLGWALEEVREAFRLSPEKVEKRKLIWARITAENVEEF
- a CDS encoding ABC transporter permease produces the protein MLIGELLASSLRMAVPILLTALGAVFTERSGVVNIGLEGMMIVGSFWGALGAYYYGPYFGLITAMAAGMFMALIHAINTVTFRVDQVVSGVAINILAYGSTRFLSLAIFNMATTSPHVSGLPKINIPVLSGIEPLKPLVNDISPVIILTLLLVPISSFVIHRTVFGLRLRSVGENPLAADTLGINVFKMKYAGVLLSGIFAGLSGAYLALEHTGMYVEGMTQGQGFIALAAMIFGNWEPKGALWASLLFGFSEALSFRVVEGGVVPYQFIKMIPYVLTLLVLTGVVKKSTSPAASGVPYERGLK
- a CDS encoding ABC transporter permease, with translation MKKGFYIALLRMLAPMLAIVLSALISSIVILSIGKSPLQVFYTMFKFSLSRMDSVAIILYNATPLIFSGLAVSVGFRMGLFNIGVEGQYLIGAFFAALAGFSIKGLPAAIHLPLVILCGAVGGMLWAFIPIFLKVKRGVHEVISTIMLNYISYSLIHYLIADLFIDRSQKLIQGLGSILARTPKLSPSAMMPKLHGFLGLFGLQLPRHVYLNWFFPLGILTAALIYYLLMYTPFGFELRAVGQNREAARTAGISPERVYIIGFLLSGALAGFVGLSDLMSYFGYMDMDFPRNYGFDGIAVALIAQNNPFGIIFSAILFGFLKRGAEGIQTLLGVPRETISILQAVMIMSIVVITKIMNDYIKRLEKKEEVRLC